From a single Rhodococcus qingshengii JCM 15477 genomic region:
- a CDS encoding GAF and ANTAR domain-containing protein yields the protein MTAPRIARGHRGPTGGRNSASQDSLDAASDALQSLYAHLDPHAQAEQFLEQVCRHAVDLIADADMAGITIGGSDTTFRTVAATHQLVRTVDSIQFRLDYGPSVTSSRTGTVVRAHASEAHSRWPQFASAAKAVGAVSFLSMPLPGRERPLGTLNLYSHDLRGFTGADVALLQLFAVTSAYALHSSQRLDIARKHAMDLERALESRGVIEQAKGIIMGTHHVDADRAFRILIQDSQRSNVKLRVIAQQYIDGAIDPRQATNKPETN from the coding sequence ATGACGGCGCCGCGCATCGCCAGAGGACACCGCGGCCCCACCGGGGGCCGAAATTCCGCGTCGCAGGACAGCCTGGACGCCGCCTCGGACGCCCTGCAATCGCTGTACGCGCACCTCGATCCACATGCCCAGGCCGAGCAATTTCTCGAACAAGTCTGCAGGCATGCCGTCGATCTCATCGCCGACGCCGACATGGCCGGAATTACCATCGGCGGTTCGGACACGACATTCCGAACCGTCGCCGCCACCCACCAACTTGTTCGCACCGTCGACTCGATCCAATTCCGACTGGACTACGGACCGAGTGTGACGTCGTCACGCACGGGAACCGTTGTCCGCGCACATGCCAGCGAAGCCCACAGCCGGTGGCCTCAATTCGCAAGCGCGGCAAAGGCAGTCGGCGCCGTCAGCTTCTTGTCCATGCCACTGCCTGGCCGGGAACGCCCGCTCGGAACCCTCAATCTCTACAGCCACGACCTCCGAGGTTTCACCGGCGCCGACGTGGCATTGCTCCAACTGTTCGCCGTGACCTCGGCCTACGCGCTGCACAGCTCGCAGCGCCTCGACATCGCCAGAAAGCACGCAATGGACCTCGAGCGAGCACTCGAATCGCGAGGCGTCATCGAACAGGCCAAGGGCATCATCATGGGCACCCACCACGTCGACGCCGACCGAGCCTTCCGCATTCTCATCCAGGACTCGCAGCGCAGCAACGTCAAACTGCGAGTGATCGCCCAGCAGTACATCGACGGCGCGATCGACCCGCGCCAGGCTACGAACAAGCCCGAGACCAACTGA
- a CDS encoding DMT family transporter: MAWIVLVISGLFEAVWATALGKSDGFSKMSPTIVFVLGLIVSMAGLAYAMRTLPIGTSYAIWVGIGAALTVGYAMITGAESTSIVKILLILGIVGCVVGLKVLH; encoded by the coding sequence ATGGCATGGATCGTGCTCGTCATTTCCGGACTTTTCGAAGCTGTCTGGGCTACCGCACTCGGTAAGTCCGACGGATTCAGCAAGATGTCGCCCACCATCGTCTTCGTCCTCGGCCTGATCGTCAGTATGGCCGGCCTCGCGTATGCAATGCGTACCCTTCCCATCGGGACTTCCTACGCGATCTGGGTCGGCATCGGCGCCGCCCTGACTGTGGGATATGCGATGATCACCGGCGCGGAGTCCACGTCGATCGTCAAGATACTGCTGATCCTGGGCATCGTCGGCTGTGTCGTCGGTCTGAAGGTCCTTCACTGA
- a CDS encoding lysine N(6)-hydroxylase/L-ornithine N(5)-oxygenase family protein, with protein sequence MSESPRDSSAEPAIVDIVGVGFGPANLALAIAVEEHNANCAAVDRVNARFFEKQSQFAWHPGMLLDGATMQIAFPKDLVTFRNPQSGYSFFSYLFEQGRLVDFVNHQTFFPTRHEFNDYLCWAARRVDADVQFGTTVDGVEGIKNSDGVVDRFAVRTADGETVIARNIVVGAGLKERIPEWATPSSRCFHNHQFLFHLEAMPEPVHNRFVVLGAGQSAAEIVDYLHANYPNAEVHSVFARYGYSPADDSPYANRIFDPEAVDQLHGADAAERRRLLDLHRSTNYSVVDIELINKLYATEYQEMVRGPRRLFMRRASEITSAVETESGIELAVRSNLDGLTDTLACDALILATGFTPAPLDDLLGELVPDSSVPRNVSRDYRLAVTEDVTGGIYLQGGTEQTHGLTSSLLSNVAVRAGEILASVLSHQNRTGALASLGAQDTYVTSEAR encoded by the coding sequence ATGAGTGAATCACCAAGAGACTCCAGCGCCGAACCTGCCATTGTCGACATCGTCGGCGTCGGGTTCGGTCCGGCCAACCTCGCGTTGGCCATTGCTGTCGAAGAACACAATGCAAATTGTGCGGCCGTTGATCGGGTGAACGCGCGGTTCTTCGAAAAGCAGTCTCAGTTCGCGTGGCATCCCGGGATGCTGCTCGACGGTGCCACCATGCAGATCGCGTTTCCGAAGGACCTGGTGACGTTCCGGAATCCACAGAGCGGATACAGCTTCTTCTCGTATCTGTTCGAGCAGGGTCGACTGGTCGACTTCGTCAACCACCAGACCTTCTTCCCCACACGCCACGAATTCAACGACTACCTGTGCTGGGCAGCTCGACGAGTCGACGCGGACGTGCAGTTCGGTACAACCGTCGACGGGGTCGAGGGCATCAAGAACTCCGACGGCGTTGTCGATCGCTTTGCGGTTCGCACCGCCGACGGTGAAACGGTGATCGCGCGCAACATCGTTGTCGGAGCCGGACTGAAAGAGCGGATCCCGGAGTGGGCGACGCCTTCGTCGCGGTGCTTCCACAATCACCAGTTCCTCTTCCATCTCGAAGCAATGCCGGAGCCCGTACACAACCGGTTCGTCGTTCTCGGCGCCGGCCAGAGTGCCGCGGAGATCGTGGACTACCTGCACGCGAACTACCCGAACGCCGAAGTTCACAGTGTTTTTGCCCGCTACGGCTACAGCCCGGCAGACGACAGCCCGTACGCGAACCGCATCTTCGATCCCGAAGCCGTCGATCAGCTGCACGGTGCAGACGCCGCGGAACGACGCCGACTTCTCGATTTGCACCGCAGTACCAATTACTCGGTCGTCGACATCGAACTGATCAACAAGCTGTATGCCACCGAGTATCAGGAGATGGTTCGTGGGCCGCGGCGACTGTTCATGCGTCGGGCCTCGGAGATCACGAGTGCCGTGGAGACCGAATCCGGTATCGAACTGGCTGTCCGTAGCAATCTCGACGGCTTGACCGACACGCTGGCGTGCGACGCACTCATTCTGGCCACGGGTTTCACCCCGGCACCTCTGGACGATTTGTTGGGTGAACTCGTGCCGGATTCGTCCGTTCCGCGTAACGTCAGTCGGGATTATCGACTGGCTGTAACGGAGGACGTGACAGGCGGTATCTATCTGCAGGGTGGGACAGAACAGACTCACGGATTGACGTCGTCGCTGCTGTCGAACGTGGCAGTGCGGGCGGGGGAGATTCTCGCGTCGGTGCTGAGCCACCAGAACCGAACTGGTGCGCTTGCTAGTCTGGGCGCACAAGACACGTACGTAACGAGTGAGGCGAGATGA
- a CDS encoding response regulator transcription factor has protein sequence MVLVTDKTPEARILVVDDEPTIVELLSVSLRFQGFEVATASSGAQGLDVARTFRPDAIVLDVMMPGMDGFGLLRRLRADGVDAPVLFLTAKDSLDDKISGLTLGADDYVTKPFSLEEVVTRLRVILRRAGRGVAPEQSPRVKFADIELDDDTREVWKKGELVALSPTEFTLLRYFMVNAGTVLSKPRILDHVWNYDFGGEVGVVESYVSYLRRKVDTGETPLIHTLRGVGYVMREPRQ, from the coding sequence ATGGTTCTCGTGACCGACAAGACCCCCGAAGCCCGCATCCTCGTTGTCGACGACGAACCCACCATCGTGGAGTTGCTCTCCGTGAGCCTCCGATTCCAGGGTTTCGAGGTGGCAACTGCTTCGAGCGGCGCCCAAGGCCTGGACGTCGCACGGACATTCCGTCCCGACGCGATCGTTCTCGACGTCATGATGCCCGGGATGGACGGCTTCGGTCTGCTTCGACGCCTGCGCGCCGACGGTGTGGACGCGCCGGTCCTGTTTCTGACGGCGAAGGATTCGCTCGACGACAAGATCAGCGGCCTGACCCTCGGCGCGGACGACTACGTGACCAAGCCGTTCAGCCTCGAAGAAGTCGTGACGCGGTTGCGGGTCATCCTGCGCCGCGCCGGTCGCGGTGTCGCGCCGGAGCAGTCGCCGCGGGTGAAGTTCGCCGACATCGAACTCGACGACGACACCCGCGAGGTCTGGAAGAAGGGCGAGTTGGTTGCACTCTCGCCCACCGAGTTCACACTGCTCCGATACTTCATGGTCAACGCCGGGACGGTTCTCAGCAAACCGCGGATTCTCGACCACGTCTGGAATTACGACTTCGGTGGGGAGGTCGGAGTTGTCGAGTCCTACGTTTCCTACCTGCGGCGCAAGGTGGACACG
- a CDS encoding threonine/serine ThrE exporter family protein → MAKFTEVLTRLTGNRQATVDTVTSAPAPLQPIDLTDDAVVAEVLDLAVRVGEVLLASGTAAMDTAEQVQFIAATYGLAQCDVDVTYNSIVLSAYRGPTRPPASTMRIVHYRSMDFTRLAAVDRLTRRIRREAITPDQAHDALTAITTAPHPYNRWTATMAWAAMAASVSVLLGGGFLVATVAFLTTMVIDRVNRVLNRFGLPFFFQQVVGGLIAAAPAATLYTFQDQLGISIRPSLVIAAGVVVLLSGLSLVGSVQDAIMGAPITAVARFFEVVMMTGGIIAGVAISLRMTGMLGSTLPPINVEVSTITQLPILMLSGACASVFYALACYAERRALTAAFLGGAAGSGVSIFVQTLDVGPVIAAAIAATVVGLAGGLMARRALTPPLVVAVAGITPLLPGLSLYRGLYALLNDQVLIGLTALLSAFGIGCALAAGVTLGEWGARTLRRPRILMRVDSLRRPMVRKRRRRVPVTEK, encoded by the coding sequence ATGGCGAAATTCACCGAAGTACTCACACGCCTGACGGGAAACCGGCAAGCCACCGTCGACACGGTCACGTCGGCTCCCGCACCGCTTCAACCGATCGACCTGACAGACGACGCCGTCGTCGCAGAGGTCCTGGACCTCGCGGTTCGGGTGGGCGAAGTCCTCCTCGCATCCGGAACCGCGGCCATGGACACCGCTGAGCAGGTGCAGTTCATCGCCGCCACGTACGGCCTTGCCCAGTGTGACGTCGACGTCACTTACAACTCGATTGTGCTCTCTGCCTATCGCGGCCCGACGCGACCGCCGGCGAGCACGATGCGCATCGTCCACTACCGCTCGATGGACTTCACGCGGCTGGCGGCCGTCGACCGTCTGACACGTCGTATCCGCCGTGAGGCGATCACACCGGACCAAGCGCACGACGCGCTCACAGCCATCACGACGGCGCCGCACCCGTACAACCGATGGACCGCGACCATGGCCTGGGCGGCGATGGCGGCTTCGGTCTCCGTCCTGCTCGGCGGCGGGTTCCTCGTTGCCACAGTCGCGTTTCTGACGACAATGGTCATCGATCGAGTCAACCGCGTACTGAACCGGTTCGGATTACCGTTCTTCTTCCAGCAGGTTGTCGGTGGTCTCATCGCGGCTGCGCCCGCCGCCACGCTCTATACATTTCAGGACCAGCTGGGGATCAGTATCCGGCCGTCGTTGGTCATCGCGGCCGGAGTGGTCGTTCTACTGTCCGGGCTGTCGTTGGTGGGCTCGGTCCAGGACGCGATCATGGGTGCACCCATTACAGCTGTCGCGCGATTCTTCGAAGTGGTGATGATGACGGGCGGCATCATCGCGGGCGTCGCAATCTCGTTGAGAATGACCGGGATGTTGGGTTCGACGCTTCCACCGATCAATGTGGAAGTCTCCACCATCACGCAGTTGCCGATCCTCATGCTCTCCGGCGCGTGTGCGTCGGTGTTCTACGCGCTCGCCTGCTACGCCGAGAGGCGTGCACTCACCGCGGCGTTCCTGGGCGGTGCGGCAGGCAGTGGTGTGTCGATCTTCGTGCAGACACTCGACGTCGGTCCCGTGATCGCCGCCGCAATCGCCGCAACCGTGGTCGGTCTTGCCGGTGGTCTGATGGCTCGCCGCGCACTGACGCCTCCGCTGGTTGTCGCGGTCGCAGGCATCACTCCGCTGCTCCCCGGTCTGTCGCTGTACCGAGGCCTGTACGCGCTGCTCAACGACCAGGTACTGATCGGATTGACTGCCTTGCTGTCGGCCTTCGGCATCGGCTGCGCCCTGGCCGCGGGCGTCACGCTCGGCGAATGGGGAGCGCGCACGCTGCGTCGTCCACGGATTCTGATGCGCGTGGACTCGCTACGTCGCCCGATGGTCCGCAAGCGCAGGCGTCGAGTTCCCGTCACCGAGAAGTAG
- a CDS encoding MbtH family protein, whose translation MSTNPFDDEDGRFYVLVNDEDQHSLWPTFSEVPAGWRVVFGEDSRKACLEYVEANWTDMRPKSLREAMEADQAAGGKHAVES comes from the coding sequence ATGAGCACTAACCCTTTCGATGACGAAGACGGCCGCTTCTACGTGCTGGTGAACGACGAGGACCAGCACTCGCTGTGGCCCACGTTTTCCGAGGTCCCCGCCGGCTGGCGAGTGGTGTTCGGTGAAGACAGCCGCAAGGCGTGCCTCGAATACGTCGAGGCCAACTGGACCGACATGCGTCCGAAGAGCCTGCGTGAGGCCATGGAAGCCGATCAGGCTGCCGGTGGAAAGCACGCAGTCGAGAGCTGA